Proteins encoded within one genomic window of Brenneria nigrifluens DSM 30175 = ATCC 13028:
- a CDS encoding riboflavin synthase, translating into MFTGIVQGTAPVVSIDEKANFRTHVVQLPPELLPGLVPGASVANNGCCLTVTSVEGDRVSFDLMKETLRLTNLGDINAGDIVNLERAAKYGDEIGGHIMSGHIICTAEVVKILVSENNHQIWFRLADESLMKYVLHKGFIGIDGISLTIGEVTRNRFCVHLIPETLHRTTLGQRRLGQRVNIEIDPQTQAVVDTVERVLASRHASELPSEA; encoded by the coding sequence ATGTTTACCGGTATTGTTCAAGGCACCGCGCCGGTGGTGTCCATTGATGAAAAAGCAAATTTTCGTACCCATGTGGTGCAACTTCCGCCCGAATTACTGCCGGGATTGGTTCCCGGCGCTTCCGTGGCCAATAACGGCTGCTGCTTGACGGTAACCTCGGTGGAGGGCGATCGCGTCAGTTTTGATTTGATGAAAGAAACACTGCGGTTGACCAATCTGGGGGATATTAACGCGGGCGATATCGTCAACCTGGAGCGGGCGGCGAAATATGGCGACGAGATCGGCGGGCATATTATGTCCGGTCATATTATCTGTACGGCGGAAGTGGTGAAAATTCTGGTTTCAGAAAATAACCATCAGATTTGGTTCCGTCTGGCGGACGAATCGCTGATGAAGTATGTGCTGCATAAAGGGTTCATCGGCATTGACGGGATCAGCCTGACGATTGGTGAAGTTACCCGCAACCGCTTCTGCGTGCATTTGATTCCCGAGACGCTGCACCGCACCACGCTGGGACAGCGGCGCCTGGGGCAACGGGTGAATATCGAAATTGATCCGCAGACACAGGCGGTGGTAGATACGGTAGAACGGGTCTTGGCCAGCCGGCATGCGTCCGAGCTGCCGTCCGAGGCGTAA
- a CDS encoding MATE family efflux transporter, whose amino-acid sequence MQKYLSETRKLLALAVPVIIAQVSQTSMGVVDTIMAGAYSATDMAAVAVGTSIWLPAILFGHGLLLALTPVVAQLNGSGRRDRIAHQVRQSFFLALVVSLLTMLALYQGQHIIRLMNNDSPELVEKAIGYLHALLWGVPGYLFYQVLRCQCEGLSKTLPGMIIGFIGLLINIPINYIFIHGKLGMPELGGVGCGVATASVYWIMLLLMAAYTRRAVWLRDIRSPQRFTPDWHTLKRLFTLGLPIALALLFEVSLFAIVALLVLPLGVVDVAGHQIALNFSSLMFVLPLSVGIATTIRVGHRLGEGSVHNARISSYTGLLTGVVLAFCTAIFTTLLREPIALLYNQDPVVVAMASQLMLLAAVYQISDAVQVIGSGVLRGYKDTRSIFYITFTAYWILGLPSGYLLALTDYIVPGMGPAGFWWGFIIGLTAAAIMMVTRIRWLQRQPAEKILLRAAR is encoded by the coding sequence GTGCAGAAGTACCTGTCTGAAACGCGTAAGTTATTGGCGCTCGCGGTTCCTGTCATCATTGCACAAGTGTCTCAGACATCCATGGGGGTGGTTGATACCATTATGGCCGGCGCCTACAGCGCCACCGATATGGCGGCGGTTGCCGTAGGCACCTCTATCTGGCTGCCTGCCATCTTGTTCGGGCACGGATTATTACTGGCGCTGACGCCGGTGGTTGCCCAGTTAAATGGTTCCGGTCGCCGCGATCGTATCGCGCATCAGGTTCGGCAATCCTTCTTTCTGGCGCTGGTGGTTTCCCTGTTAACCATGCTGGCGCTTTATCAGGGACAGCACATTATCCGCCTGATGAACAATGACTCGCCCGAACTGGTTGAAAAAGCCATCGGCTATTTACACGCCCTGCTCTGGGGCGTGCCTGGCTACCTGTTCTATCAGGTTTTACGCTGCCAGTGCGAGGGCCTGTCAAAAACCCTGCCGGGCATGATTATTGGGTTTATCGGATTGTTGATTAACATCCCCATTAATTATATTTTCATCCACGGCAAGTTAGGCATGCCGGAACTGGGCGGGGTGGGCTGCGGCGTGGCGACGGCGTCCGTTTACTGGATCATGTTGCTGCTGATGGCGGCCTACACCAGGCGTGCGGTCTGGCTGCGTGATATCAGGTCGCCGCAGCGATTCACACCGGACTGGCACACGCTGAAGCGCCTGTTTACTCTCGGCCTGCCCATTGCGCTGGCGCTGCTCTTTGAAGTGAGTTTATTCGCCATCGTCGCGCTGCTGGTTTTACCGCTGGGCGTGGTGGATGTCGCCGGTCATCAGATCGCGCTCAACTTCAGCTCCCTGATGTTCGTTCTGCCGCTTTCCGTGGGTATCGCGACGACAATACGCGTCGGCCACCGACTGGGAGAAGGCTCGGTGCACAATGCCCGCATTTCATCGTATACGGGACTGCTAACCGGCGTGGTACTGGCATTCTGCACCGCAATTTTCACTACGCTATTGCGCGAACCCATCGCCCTGCTTTACAACCAGGACCCGGTGGTGGTGGCGATGGCGTCGCAGTTGATGCTGCTGGCCGCCGTTTATCAAATATCCGATGCGGTTCAGGTTATCGGCAGCGGCGTACTGCGAGGCTACAAAGACACCCGGTCAATCTTTTACATAACCTTTACCGCTTATTGGATACTGGGGCTGCCGAGCGGCTACCTGCTGGCGCTAACCGATTATATTGTGCCCGGTATGGGACCGGCGGGCTTTTGGTGGGGATTTATCATCGGCCTGACCGCCGCGGCGATTATGATGGTCACCCGTATCCGCTGGCTCCAGCGACAACCCGCTGAAAAAATCCTGCTGCGCGCCGCGCGTTAA